From a single Lentisphaera profundi genomic region:
- a CDS encoding transglutaminase family protein, whose product MTEKKALLKLLEDEDQNIATITVGRLIKYGTGILPDLRELQESPNKLVRKRVHQIEAILKKKNDLKCFLERVNNEQVLIWEDLIFINSIYYPELKNSELQSSMEELYKDLSAKDFNTKALCDYMKDKSYYAPKHDILDSGVNLISSVLINGEGSPLMLCIISQLLGRRFSTQFQIVLYKGHHCLIDAHKTLIEPANNWKTTLITEKIKAHPCSEQNLILTIIANLYLSALVEGQLKILHTLSSLMATLSDMDLTNFPFPIGQKNDNLLNTNNNEPC is encoded by the coding sequence ATGACTGAAAAAAAAGCTCTTTTAAAGCTTTTGGAAGATGAGGATCAAAATATTGCCACTATTACTGTTGGCAGACTCATCAAGTATGGCACGGGGATTTTACCTGATCTTCGAGAGCTGCAAGAGTCGCCCAATAAGCTTGTAAGAAAACGCGTGCATCAAATAGAAGCTATCCTTAAGAAAAAAAATGACTTAAAGTGTTTTCTTGAAAGAGTTAATAATGAACAAGTGCTTATTTGGGAAGATCTCATTTTTATAAATTCCATTTATTATCCGGAATTAAAAAATTCTGAACTACAATCATCCATGGAAGAACTCTACAAAGATTTAAGTGCTAAAGACTTTAATACTAAAGCTTTGTGTGACTATATGAAGGACAAAAGTTACTATGCCCCCAAACACGATATTTTAGATTCAGGGGTCAACCTAATTAGTAGCGTTCTCATTAATGGTGAAGGCAGCCCCTTGATGCTTTGTATTATTTCTCAACTTCTTGGCAGGCGCTTTTCTACTCAATTCCAAATTGTCCTATACAAAGGTCATCATTGCCTCATAGATGCACATAAAACTCTAATTGAGCCTGCTAATAATTGGAAAACGACTCTTATTACTGAAAAAATAAAAGCTCATCCCTGCTCAGAACAGAACCTGATTTTAACTATCATTGCCAACTTATATCTTTCTGCCTTAGTCGAAGGTCAACTTAAAATATTGCACACGCTGTCATCACTGATGGCAACATTAAGTGATATGGACCTTACTAACTTCCCCTTCCCTATAGGACAAAAAAACGATAACCTCTTAAATACAAATAATAATGAACCTTGCTGA
- a CDS encoding arylsulfatase, whose protein sequence is MNKILLLLLGACSLFGQSQKPNIILILVDDLGFSDLGCYGGEIETPNIDRLGNTGLRMTQVYNSARCCPTRAALMTGLYPHQTGVGFMTADNGKPGYRGVLNNRCVTTASLLQKSGYKTYLAGKWHLRGKNGSECTPTNRGFDEFYGPFHDYASFYRKELYFRLPKNRKALAETNKDFYATDAITDYALSFIDEARSAKQPYYLYLAYNAPHFPLQAPKELIDKYVKTYEKGWDHIRETRFQKMQELGIISKNITISAKGIVPKVPNRNKDSQYYGKEIPAWNSLDLARRKDLTRRMATFAAMVDSVDQNIGRVLKDLEENNELDNTCIFFLSDNGACAEWDPHGFDNNPYPQNLLHEGDDLNKIGQKGSFHSYGSGWANACNTPLSSYKHYTYEGGISSPTIIHFPSELARKGTIAREPQHVIDIAATILDIAEVTYPKGWHGQELYPIQGKSLLPFIKGQKASQAPLYFEHEGNRAIRQGKWKLLWINYTQKWQLYNIDNDRSETSDLSSQHPEKVAELSKMWNSWAEKNFVAKEKIKTVSKGMPKLYYTPTSK, encoded by the coding sequence ATGAACAAAATCCTCTTGCTCTTACTGGGTGCCTGCAGTCTCTTTGGCCAATCCCAAAAACCCAATATTATCCTCATTTTAGTTGATGATCTAGGCTTCTCGGATCTAGGCTGTTACGGTGGCGAAATTGAAACACCAAATATCGACCGCCTCGGAAATACAGGCTTGCGCATGACACAAGTTTACAATTCAGCCCGCTGTTGTCCCACCAGAGCTGCCCTGATGACGGGTCTCTACCCACATCAAACGGGCGTCGGCTTCATGACTGCCGATAACGGCAAACCCGGTTATCGTGGTGTATTAAATAATCGTTGTGTCACTACCGCTTCTCTTCTACAGAAATCTGGTTATAAAACTTACCTTGCCGGAAAATGGCATCTACGAGGTAAAAATGGGAGCGAATGTACCCCCACTAATCGTGGCTTTGATGAGTTTTACGGGCCTTTTCACGACTACGCCAGCTTTTACCGCAAAGAACTCTACTTCCGTTTACCGAAAAACCGGAAAGCGCTAGCAGAGACAAATAAAGATTTTTACGCTACCGATGCAATCACTGACTATGCCTTAAGCTTCATCGATGAAGCTCGAAGCGCAAAGCAGCCCTATTACCTCTACCTCGCTTACAATGCTCCACACTTCCCGCTTCAGGCTCCTAAAGAGCTTATTGACAAATATGTAAAGACCTACGAAAAAGGCTGGGATCATATACGCGAAACACGATTCCAGAAAATGCAAGAATTAGGAATCATCTCCAAAAACATCACTATTTCGGCGAAAGGCATTGTACCCAAAGTTCCAAACCGCAATAAAGACTCGCAATACTACGGCAAAGAAATCCCCGCGTGGAATAGCTTGGATCTAGCGCGCCGCAAAGACCTCACTCGACGCATGGCAACTTTCGCCGCTATGGTTGATAGTGTCGACCAAAATATCGGACGCGTACTTAAAGACTTAGAGGAAAATAATGAATTGGATAATACCTGTATCTTTTTCCTTTCTGATAATGGTGCGTGTGCCGAATGGGACCCACATGGATTTGATAATAATCCCTATCCTCAAAATCTTCTTCATGAAGGTGATGACTTAAACAAAATCGGTCAAAAAGGCTCCTTCCACAGTTACGGAAGTGGCTGGGCCAACGCCTGTAATACACCGCTCTCTTCCTATAAACATTATACATACGAAGGAGGAATTTCTTCACCAACTATCATTCACTTCCCCTCTGAGCTCGCCCGTAAGGGTACTATTGCCAGAGAGCCGCAACACGTCATTGATATTGCAGCTACAATTCTCGATATCGCTGAGGTAACTTATCCAAAAGGATGGCATGGCCAAGAACTTTATCCCATCCAAGGAAAAAGTCTATTGCCTTTTATTAAAGGACAAAAAGCAAGTCAAGCTCCTCTTTACTTTGAGCACGAGGGCAATCGCGCCATACGTCAAGGAAAATGGAAGCTCCTCTGGATCAACTACACACAAAAATGGCAACTCTACAATATCGATAATGACCGCTCAGAAACAAGCGACTTATCCTCTCAGCACCCCGAGAAAGTCGCTGAGCTCAGTAAAATGTGGAACTCTTGGGCAGAAAAGAATTTTGTAGCAAAAGAAAAAATTAAAACTGTATCCAAAGGCATGCCCAAACTTTATTACACTCCTACATCAAAATAA
- a CDS encoding amino acid deaminase: MSGSKKQKSRLNLLDEDYQLPLMTINKSSLLNNCQWMQTYADLANVKLAPHGKTTMCPELFKLQVQQGAWGMTLATSYQVTTAYSHGIKKILMANQLVGKQNIASITDILQKDPDFEFYCLVDNRDNIDQLNSASTKLSRPLQVLIEIAPEHGRAGLRTKPDVIKLAQYIHSYAPNLQLAGIECYEGVIHCNNPIPEVDKFLHFVAETSIEIDQLGLFGKDKLILSGGGTVFFDRVSDILGKVKLSLDYDLLIRPGCYLSHDSGIYEQFQKELTDRDPIAKKIDGTLESTIEVLSYIQSIPEPGLAILNIGKRDVSFDSGLPTPHKHFSISNKKLHQLDSNWLLNDLNDQHAFMAFPKEHKIQVGDIISCQVSHPCLTFDKWPQIALIDDDYQVIDFIESHFERNHKSQATSSLLRTLKA; the protein is encoded by the coding sequence ATGTCAGGAAGTAAAAAACAGAAATCGAGACTGAATCTTTTAGATGAAGATTATCAACTCCCACTCATGACGATCAATAAATCTAGCCTTCTAAATAATTGTCAATGGATGCAGACTTATGCGGATTTAGCAAATGTAAAACTCGCCCCTCATGGTAAAACCACCATGTGCCCAGAACTATTTAAACTACAAGTACAGCAAGGCGCCTGGGGCATGACCCTAGCTACTAGCTACCAAGTAACAACCGCTTATAGTCATGGCATCAAAAAAATCCTCATGGCGAACCAATTGGTAGGCAAACAAAATATCGCCTCTATTACTGATATACTTCAAAAAGATCCTGACTTTGAGTTTTATTGTCTCGTAGATAATCGTGACAATATTGATCAACTCAACAGTGCTAGCACAAAACTCTCCCGCCCCCTTCAAGTACTCATTGAAATTGCTCCCGAACATGGACGTGCTGGCCTCAGAACAAAGCCAGATGTTATTAAGCTCGCTCAATACATCCATTCTTACGCACCAAACTTACAACTTGCTGGAATCGAATGTTACGAAGGCGTCATTCATTGTAATAATCCAATTCCAGAGGTGGATAAATTCCTCCATTTTGTCGCTGAGACTAGCATTGAGATTGACCAACTAGGACTCTTCGGAAAAGATAAGCTTATTTTATCTGGCGGTGGAACAGTATTTTTTGATCGCGTCAGTGATATTTTAGGTAAAGTTAAACTGAGCCTGGATTATGACTTACTCATTCGTCCTGGCTGTTATCTCTCCCATGACTCGGGTATATACGAACAATTCCAAAAAGAACTCACTGATAGAGATCCTATTGCAAAAAAAATAGACGGTACGCTTGAATCCACTATCGAAGTTCTTTCTTATATCCAATCCATACCTGAGCCAGGTTTGGCTATCCTCAATATTGGTAAAAGAGATGTATCCTTTGACAGCGGACTACCCACACCTCACAAGCACTTTTCGATCTCAAACAAAAAACTGCATCAGCTTGATTCAAATTGGCTACTTAATGACCTCAATGATCAACATGCCTTCATGGCCTTCCCGAAAGAACATAAAATTCAAGTAGGAGACATCATCTCTTGTCAGGTCTCTCACCCCTGCCTTACTTTTGATAAATGGCCACAAATTGCCCTCATTGATGATGATTATCAAGTTATTGATTTCATCGAAAGTCATTTTGAGCGCAATCACAAGTCTCAAGCGACGAGCTCACTATTAAGGACGCTTAAGGCATGA
- the trpC gene encoding indole-3-glycerol phosphate synthase TrpC has translation MNLADILKKIIATKHEEIKAQENQREELKALAIAAGPTKKDFAQALKAQNGLAVIAEVKKASPSAGIISPDFDPIKIAKNYERIGAAAISVLTDRDYFQGSLDYLKEIRTQVDLPLLRKDFIIDELQIHEARAAGADTFLLIAAVLREEEIANFLTIGRSFGMEALVEIHDEEEAHKALAAGANIIGVNNRDLRNFTTDLTLTAKLAQFIPDNKTLVGESGIKTGKDSRQLLDCGCSAILVGESLMRDPQKFKELQLGQV, from the coding sequence ATGAACCTTGCTGATATTTTAAAAAAAATCATTGCCACTAAGCACGAAGAAATTAAAGCTCAAGAAAATCAACGTGAAGAACTCAAAGCACTCGCCATTGCTGCAGGTCCTACAAAAAAAGATTTTGCTCAAGCACTCAAAGCGCAAAACGGCCTCGCAGTGATTGCTGAAGTGAAAAAAGCATCCCCTTCGGCTGGTATCATATCACCTGATTTTGATCCTATAAAAATAGCTAAAAACTATGAACGAATAGGCGCGGCGGCCATTTCTGTACTTACGGATCGTGATTATTTCCAAGGCTCACTTGACTATTTAAAAGAAATTCGTACTCAGGTGGATCTTCCTCTACTGCGTAAAGATTTTATTATTGATGAACTTCAGATACATGAAGCCCGTGCTGCAGGCGCGGACACTTTCTTATTAATCGCAGCCGTCTTAAGAGAAGAGGAAATCGCCAATTTCCTCACTATAGGCAGATCATTCGGCATGGAAGCTCTTGTAGAAATCCACGATGAAGAAGAAGCCCACAAAGCACTCGCTGCGGGAGCAAATATCATTGGTGTAAACAATCGCGACTTACGCAATTTCACTACCGACCTGACTTTAACGGCCAAACTCGCTCAATTCATTCCCGACAATAAAACTCTTGTGGGTGAGAGTGGCATAAAAACTGGTAAAGATAGCCGTCAGCTTCTAGATTGCGGTTGTTCCGCAATCCTAGTAGGTGAATCACTCATGCGAGATCCGCAAAAATTCAAAGAACTTCAACTAGGTCAAGTATAA
- a CDS encoding lytic transglycosylase domain-containing protein: protein MRKAIFICLLISLGVISYLNRSKQSDLYDSVIHKAAQRHQVPFSLIKAVIRKESSFIAKQKGAAGEYGLMQIMPIAADEWARLNNRKKLSYYASLYDPEINIDIGTYLLSVNLKRWQRYDDRLVLALAEYNAGLGNLRKEKWNPKKYNEKVLERITFPTTKKYVSDILLYRTEYLEYDK, encoded by the coding sequence ATGAGAAAAGCTATATTCATCTGCTTGCTCATCTCCCTCGGGGTCATTAGCTACCTCAACAGAAGTAAGCAGAGTGACCTCTACGATAGTGTAATTCACAAAGCAGCTCAACGCCATCAAGTCCCCTTCTCTCTTATCAAGGCGGTCATTCGTAAAGAGAGTAGCTTTATTGCCAAACAAAAAGGTGCCGCAGGTGAATATGGCCTCATGCAAATTATGCCCATTGCTGCAGATGAGTGGGCTCGCCTCAATAACAGAAAAAAGCTATCGTATTATGCCTCTTTATATGATCCAGAAATAAATATTGACATAGGCACCTATCTTTTATCGGTAAATTTAAAAAGATGGCAGCGCTATGATGACAGGCTTGTTTTAGCGCTAGCTGAGTACAATGCGGGGCTTGGTAACCTCCGTAAGGAAAAGTGGAATCCAAAAAAATATAATGAAAAAGTTTTGGAAAGAATTACTTTTCCCACGACTAAAAAATATGTAAGTGATATACTGCTCTATAGAACTGAATATTTGGAGTACGACAAATGA
- a CDS encoding SMP-30/gluconolactonase/LRE family protein, which yields MFIKNFITMASIIGISSCTSTNLYTSSDFTAPGSFTAEAEGPAVDAAGNLYAVSFDHKETIGKISPDGKGKIFIKMPKGSTANGIRFNQNEEMFIADYTGHNVLKADLKGNVSVFAHEANMNQPNDLAIMDNGILFASDPNWAEGTGQMWKIDTKGKVSLLEKNMGTTNGIEVSTDQKRLYVNESKQLKIWVYDLTKDGDISNKRLLHSFKDGGLDGMRCDSEGNIYVARWSSSCIAKLSPSGNLLETIKLKGQQPTNIAFGGPDGKTAYVTVADRGNIETFRVENPGRSWSMRNKGNK from the coding sequence ATGTTTATTAAAAATTTCATCACCATGGCAAGCATAATCGGCATCTCTAGCTGCACAAGTACTAACTTGTATACAAGTAGTGATTTCACCGCTCCAGGAAGTTTCACTGCAGAAGCTGAAGGTCCCGCCGTGGATGCCGCTGGCAATCTTTATGCGGTGAGTTTTGATCATAAAGAAACCATTGGCAAAATAAGCCCTGATGGCAAGGGTAAAATCTTCATTAAAATGCCTAAAGGCAGTACGGCTAATGGCATTCGTTTCAACCAAAATGAAGAGATGTTTATTGCTGATTATACTGGACACAATGTGCTCAAAGCTGATCTCAAAGGAAATGTCTCTGTCTTTGCTCACGAAGCCAATATGAACCAACCCAATGATTTGGCTATTATGGATAATGGCATACTTTTTGCTAGTGACCCCAATTGGGCTGAAGGTACTGGCCAAATGTGGAAAATTGACACCAAAGGCAAGGTCAGTTTACTCGAAAAAAATATGGGCACAACAAATGGCATAGAGGTTTCTACTGACCAAAAACGATTATATGTTAACGAGAGTAAGCAGCTTAAAATATGGGTCTATGATTTGACTAAAGATGGTGACATTAGTAACAAGAGGCTCCTCCATTCTTTCAAAGATGGCGGCCTCGATGGTATGCGCTGCGATTCCGAAGGGAACATATATGTCGCGCGCTGGAGCAGCTCTTGCATCGCCAAACTAAGTCCTTCTGGGAACTTGTTAGAGACCATCAAACTTAAAGGACAACAGCCTACCAATATTGCCTTTGGTGGTCCTGATGGAAAAACTGCCTACGTAACCGTTGCGGATCGTGGGAATATTGAAACATTTCGTGTAGAAAACCCTGGTCGTAGCTGGTCTATGAGAAACAAAGGAAATAAATAA
- a CDS encoding DUF1588 domain-containing protein translates to MLKQLLLSFIIGLSSFAFGSDQYQESIRPLLDKYCISCHGGKETKGHINLKSINNMEQAYKKHHLWEDVIDLIEDGEMPPEKKKEKGKPAPAPVERPSQKELTTLKNWYTKKFINIKALPAKAKLTRLSTEYYRNSIRTLLGFDLSVNIVGTPETVVENSLIIKILPADPPGESGFSNDTSQSPITNTLWEKYNFIANSAVEELFSKKNKKHLELYSGPIAQKFSKKNAQSLITKFTQRAFKTTACSEHIKKSIQRIIKDLKMNISLIDSCKKELKTVLISPQFLYNGKYSLTKKGLQPVNQYELAQRLSYFLWGTLPDNELLSLASKKHLNQKTILIKQVDRMLNHERSQVFSELFAREWLALDEIKKSSKKWPEVHAKFYQPIHFVDYLIREDRPLMELIDSKVTYANPFLYKFYDQKDALKIKKTRKDRGVEVIVQEHNKITLEHTAHRGGILTMPGILSMYSGHKRTSPILRGVWFLERILGDELGEAPMDVPAIKKQAPGEKLSFREIFEKHRSSPSCMICHHKIDPLGFGLENFDYLGTFRESGKDIDSSGVTPNGDKFEDFAGLKKILLKRYDEDIIHNITEKMYTYGLARSLNATDRPIVNSISTKMIDKDGTYRDLIKDIVTSLAFTHTIVE, encoded by the coding sequence ATGTTAAAACAGCTTTTATTAAGCTTTATAATTGGCTTATCGAGTTTTGCCTTTGGCTCAGATCAATATCAAGAGTCAATTCGTCCTCTGCTCGATAAATATTGTATTTCATGTCACGGTGGCAAGGAAACCAAGGGCCACATCAATCTCAAATCCATAAATAATATGGAACAAGCCTATAAGAAACATCATCTTTGGGAGGATGTTATAGACTTGATTGAAGATGGAGAAATGCCACCGGAGAAGAAAAAAGAAAAAGGTAAGCCAGCTCCTGCACCTGTCGAACGTCCTAGCCAAAAAGAATTAACTACCCTCAAAAACTGGTACACCAAAAAATTCATCAATATTAAAGCTTTGCCCGCAAAAGCAAAACTCACACGTCTGTCCACCGAATATTACCGTAATTCAATTCGTACCCTGCTGGGGTTTGATCTCAGCGTCAATATTGTAGGCACCCCAGAAACTGTCGTAGAAAACTCTCTAATTATAAAAATCTTGCCCGCTGACCCACCTGGTGAAAGTGGTTTCAGCAATGATACTAGCCAAAGCCCCATCACCAACACACTTTGGGAAAAATATAATTTTATTGCGAACTCAGCAGTTGAAGAACTTTTTTCTAAAAAGAATAAAAAGCACCTAGAGCTTTACTCCGGCCCTATAGCTCAAAAATTCTCCAAGAAAAATGCCCAAAGTTTAATTACCAAGTTCACTCAAAGGGCTTTTAAAACGACTGCTTGTAGTGAACACATCAAAAAAAGTATACAGCGCATCATTAAAGATCTGAAAATGAACATAAGTCTGATTGATAGCTGTAAAAAAGAACTCAAAACAGTACTGATTTCTCCTCAGTTTCTCTACAACGGGAAATATAGCTTGACTAAAAAGGGCTTACAGCCAGTTAATCAATACGAACTCGCACAAAGGCTTTCCTATTTCCTCTGGGGAACTCTACCCGATAATGAACTGCTCTCATTGGCATCAAAGAAGCATTTAAATCAGAAAACTATTTTAATTAAACAAGTTGATCGCATGCTTAATCACGAGCGCTCACAAGTATTCTCTGAACTTTTTGCCCGCGAATGGCTAGCACTTGACGAGATAAAAAAATCATCTAAGAAATGGCCAGAAGTTCATGCTAAATTTTACCAACCTATTCACTTTGTCGATTACCTTATCCGAGAAGATCGCCCACTCATGGAGCTCATTGATTCCAAGGTTACTTATGCAAACCCATTCCTCTATAAGTTTTACGATCAAAAAGACGCTTTAAAAATCAAAAAAACTCGCAAAGATAGAGGTGTTGAAGTTATTGTTCAAGAACATAACAAAATCACCCTGGAACACACCGCTCATCGTGGTGGAATCCTGACGATGCCAGGTATCCTCAGCATGTATAGTGGACATAAACGCACTAGCCCTATTCTTCGCGGAGTTTGGTTTCTTGAACGAATACTAGGAGATGAACTCGGCGAAGCCCCGATGGATGTACCTGCTATTAAGAAACAAGCACCCGGCGAAAAATTGTCCTTTAGGGAGATTTTTGAAAAACATCGAAGTAGTCCAAGCTGTATGATTTGTCATCACAAAATTGATCCTCTTGGTTTCGGTCTAGAAAACTTTGATTACCTAGGAACTTTTCGTGAATCCGGTAAAGATATTGACTCATCTGGTGTAACTCCCAATGGAGATAAATTTGAAGATTTTGCAGGTCTCAAGAAAATTTTACTCAAACGTTATGATGAAGATATTATTCATAATATTACAGAAAAAATGTATACCTATGGTCTAGCAAGAAGCTTAAACGCTACTGACCGCCCCATCGTCAACAGCATTTCAACAAAAATGATTGATAAGGACGGTACTTACCGCGACCTTATCAAAGATATTGTCACTAGTTTAGCCTTCACTCACACTATAGTAGAATAG
- a CDS encoding protocatechuate 3,4-dioxygenase, translated as MSNRRRFIKSASFASLLGLSSHAQELPTPKQIEGPFYPRFEAKDKDFDLTQIQGQNGVAKGTIIHITGKVLDLDGSAIEDATVDLWQANAAGRYRHPHDDNKAPIDPYFQGWAIIPSSKDGSFKFKTILPGAYPIGKKRMRPPHIHFKVSKKDYHPITTQMYFPNNPLNQKDKLLQKLNKQEQALLIAKINQGGSDNYEFNIYLKKI; from the coding sequence ATGTCTAATCGCCGTCGTTTCATTAAATCTGCTTCATTTGCTAGCCTTCTAGGCTTAAGTAGTCATGCTCAAGAACTCCCCACCCCAAAACAAATCGAAGGCCCTTTCTATCCCCGTTTTGAAGCAAAAGATAAGGATTTTGATTTAACTCAAATTCAAGGACAAAATGGCGTCGCTAAAGGCACTATAATCCATATCACGGGTAAAGTTCTCGATTTAGATGGATCAGCCATTGAGGATGCCACCGTGGATTTATGGCAAGCTAATGCGGCAGGCCGCTATCGTCACCCTCACGATGATAACAAAGCACCCATTGATCCATATTTTCAGGGCTGGGCCATTATTCCCAGTTCAAAGGATGGAAGCTTCAAATTTAAAACAATTCTTCCAGGTGCCTATCCTATAGGAAAGAAACGTATGCGTCCTCCACATATCCATTTCAAAGTCTCAAAAAAAGATTATCACCCCATTACGACTCAAATGTATTTTCCCAATAATCCACTTAATCAAAAAGATAAGCTTCTGCAGAAATTAAATAAGCAAGAGCAAGCTTTGTTAATTGCAAAAATCAACCAAGGCGGATCTGATAACTATGAGTTCAATATATATCTAAAAAAGATTTAG
- a CDS encoding DUF1552 domain-containing protein — MSYKISRRSFLSGVGVAMPLPYLNLMAKNSKAPKAQKRFLALFKPNGVHPPTWAIQNGKEKQFDLSALMRPLQPYKNDLLILDNIGNKHQASHHGYNFLCGNQRPKEASLDQVIAKEIGNDTNVRSLELTTEGIFTNQPDCSYISYDDKGRYVPRESDPQLVFDKLFRSPLNNVKRRQEMTSILDGVKDNASFLKRRVGKEDQETLDEYYTIIRETEIKLANSKKNKAIDSSSFIRPQASTNLDEQVTAMMDIMALALWTDTTRVSTYMLGNDNSRLIFDFLGIQEQHHWLSHFFRNFSIGNITKLNKINYWHLQKFAYMMSRLQGLKDGNGTLLDNTLIYFGSGMGHSDTHAGSRIPAVLAGGKNIVKTGRYINHAQGQDPRALHMAIMQQYGIKRDSYQGYSQSMTGLNDSNYDHFVTKQIDTFIKEENGTIKIQGTLQQSPNIDTPRLHTMKVANAKSVKIEVSFGNFNKVNLAYYCTRNVYIEAKGKLDKGHWMITEVTKIEELK; from the coding sequence ATGTCTTATAAAATTTCACGTCGTTCTTTCCTCTCAGGTGTGGGCGTAGCCATGCCCTTACCTTACCTCAATCTCATGGCCAAAAATTCTAAAGCTCCAAAAGCGCAAAAAAGATTCCTCGCCCTTTTTAAACCCAATGGTGTTCACCCCCCTACTTGGGCCATTCAAAACGGCAAAGAAAAACAGTTCGACTTATCTGCTCTTATGCGTCCACTTCAGCCTTACAAAAACGATTTACTCATTTTAGATAACATCGGTAACAAGCATCAGGCAAGTCATCACGGTTATAATTTTCTCTGTGGTAATCAACGTCCTAAAGAAGCCTCCCTTGATCAAGTCATTGCCAAGGAAATTGGCAATGATACTAATGTTCGTTCACTCGAGTTAACGACAGAAGGGATTTTCACTAATCAGCCCGATTGTAGTTACATTTCTTATGATGACAAGGGACGTTACGTCCCGCGGGAAAGTGATCCACAGCTTGTTTTTGACAAGCTCTTTCGTAGCCCCCTCAACAACGTAAAGCGCCGTCAAGAAATGACGAGCATTCTCGATGGAGTCAAGGATAACGCCAGCTTTTTGAAAAGACGCGTCGGCAAAGAAGACCAAGAAACTCTTGACGAGTACTATACCATCATTCGCGAAACGGAGATTAAATTAGCCAATTCTAAAAAAAATAAAGCCATAGACTCTTCATCTTTTATTCGCCCCCAAGCGAGTACAAACCTAGACGAGCAAGTAACTGCTATGATGGATATCATGGCTCTAGCTTTGTGGACTGATACAACACGAGTCTCTACTTACATGCTCGGCAATGATAACAGTCGTCTCATTTTTGACTTTCTCGGCATTCAGGAACAGCATCATTGGCTATCACATTTTTTCCGTAATTTCAGTATTGGCAATATTACTAAACTCAACAAAATCAATTATTGGCACCTCCAAAAATTCGCCTATATGATGAGTAGACTCCAAGGCTTAAAAGATGGCAATGGTACCCTACTCGATAATACACTGATCTACTTCGGCAGTGGCATGGGCCATAGCGATACTCACGCAGGTAGTCGTATCCCCGCAGTCTTAGCGGGCGGTAAAAATATCGTAAAAACTGGCCGTTATATCAATCATGCTCAAGGCCAAGATCCTCGTGCTTTACATATGGCTATCATGCAACAATACGGTATCAAACGCGATTCCTATCAAGGCTATTCACAAAGTATGACTGGACTGAATGATTCGAACTATGATCACTTTGTCACTAAACAAATCGACACTTTTATTAAAGAAGAAAATGGAACTATCAAAATTCAGGGCACACTTCAGCAAAGTCCAAATATCGATACCCCCCGTCTTCACACCATGAAAGTAGCGAATGCCAAAAGTGTCAAAATAGAAGTTTCTTTCGGTAACTTCAACAAAGTCAACCTCGCCTATTATTGCACAAGAAACGTTTATATCGAGGCTAAAGGCAAATTAGACAAAGGTCATTGGATGATCACTGAAGTTACCAAAATTGAAGAATTAAAATGA
- a CDS encoding prepilin-type N-terminal cleavage/methylation domain-containing protein, with protein MKRFTLIELLVVIAIIGILASLLLPVLAKSKKQALATTCTSRLKQNFIMIQLMVDDHEGYFNNRRISQHYPDSAKVWSERVLSDYWPNGSKKNVVCPLQEEAAMRRSTDNRVAYGAPNTTQLSDAANPEEIHLLNGNSKTGVSGVWKNGREITERWLLVDSYFAPWKAPTPTISNLNDNKIHLLHLNKANIVFVDGHVEAYNSMQVLYGLGFNKVLTESLEIIEK; from the coding sequence ATGAAACGCTTCACGCTGATAGAACTCTTAGTCGTCATTGCGATTATAGGTATTTTAGCTTCTTTGTTACTTCCTGTTCTCGCAAAGTCTAAGAAACAAGCTTTAGCGACAACATGTACGAGTCGATTAAAACAAAATTTTATCATGATTCAATTAATGGTTGATGACCACGAAGGCTACTTTAATAATAGGCGGATTTCGCAGCATTACCCCGATTCCGCCAAAGTCTGGAGCGAGCGAGTTTTAAGTGATTATTGGCCTAATGGAAGTAAAAAAAATGTTGTCTGTCCTCTGCAAGAAGAAGCCGCAATGCGGAGGTCAACTGATAACCGTGTCGCTTATGGTGCACCCAATACTACTCAGTTAAGTGATGCTGCTAATCCAGAAGAAATCCATTTACTTAATGGAAACTCCAAAACAGGTGTTTCAGGAGTGTGGAAAAATGGTCGTGAGATTACTGAGCGCTGGCTACTAGTTGATTCTTATTTTGCCCCTTGGAAAGCACCCACTCCAACAATCTCAAACTTAAATGATAACAAAATTCACTTACTTCACCTTAACAAAGCCAATATTGTTTTTGTTGATGGACATGTAGAAGCTTATAATAGCATGCAAGTCCTATATGGCTTAGGCTTCAATAAAGTACTCACGGAAAGCCTAGAAATAATTGAAAAATAA